Proteins from one Citrobacter amalonaticus genomic window:
- a CDS encoding Y-family DNA polymerase, which translates to MFALADVNSFYASCERVFRPDLKGKPVVVLSNNDGCVIARSAESKKYVRMGTPWFQMKNESYPEKIFAFSSNYELYASMSARVMSCLEELAPRVEQYSIDEMFLDIRGIDGYIDFEDFGRQLREHVYDCTRLTIGVGMGPTKTLAKSAQWASKEWAQFRGVLALTPDNPARTRKLLSLQPVEEIWGVGSRIAKKLHVLGIRTALDLALTNPTFVRKNFSVVLERTVRELNGESCIALEEAPPTKQQIVCSRSFGEKITDLCSLRQAICQYAERAAEKLRGERQFCRHISVFIKSSPFAVKEPYYGNVATEKLLTPTQDTRDIIAAATTALERIWKDGHRYAKAGVMLNDFTSSGVSQLQLFDERPPRPHSAELMKVLDGINHSGKGHVWFAGRGIAPAWQMKRDLLSPAYTTRWKYIPVARIS; encoded by the coding sequence ATGTTTGCCCTGGCCGATGTGAACTCATTTTATGCCAGCTGCGAACGGGTGTTCCGCCCGGACCTGAAAGGTAAGCCTGTTGTGGTGCTCAGCAACAACGATGGCTGCGTAATCGCCCGCAGCGCAGAGAGTAAAAAATACGTGCGGATGGGCACCCCCTGGTTCCAGATGAAAAACGAAAGCTACCCGGAGAAGATTTTCGCGTTCTCCAGCAACTACGAGCTCTACGCGTCAATGTCTGCCCGCGTCATGAGCTGCCTCGAGGAGCTGGCCCCTCGCGTGGAGCAGTATTCGATTGACGAGATGTTCCTGGATATCAGAGGGATAGACGGGTACATCGACTTCGAAGATTTTGGCCGGCAACTTCGTGAGCACGTTTACGACTGTACGCGGCTGACAATCGGTGTCGGTATGGGTCCGACTAAAACGCTGGCCAAATCTGCCCAGTGGGCCTCGAAGGAATGGGCACAGTTCAGGGGTGTGCTGGCCCTGACGCCAGATAATCCGGCCAGAACACGGAAACTGCTCTCACTGCAGCCCGTGGAAGAGATCTGGGGCGTCGGCAGCCGTATCGCGAAAAAGCTGCATGTTCTGGGGATCAGGACAGCTCTGGACCTGGCCCTGACGAACCCCACCTTTGTGCGTAAAAATTTCTCCGTTGTGCTGGAAAGAACGGTACGCGAGCTGAACGGTGAAAGTTGTATCGCGCTCGAAGAGGCTCCACCCACCAAACAGCAGATCGTCTGTAGCCGGAGTTTTGGTGAGAAAATCACGGACTTGTGTTCGCTTCGCCAGGCCATCTGTCAGTATGCCGAACGGGCAGCGGAGAAACTTCGGGGTGAACGCCAGTTCTGCCGGCATATCTCAGTCTTTATAAAATCCTCCCCGTTTGCCGTCAAAGAGCCTTATTACGGCAACGTGGCTACGGAAAAGCTCCTTACCCCGACTCAGGATACCCGTGACATTATTGCGGCCGCCACAACCGCTCTGGAGCGTATCTGGAAGGATGGACACCGGTATGCAAAGGCCGGCGTGATGCTCAACGATTTCACCTCATCCGGCGTGTCGCAGCTGCAGCTCTTTGACGAACGCCCGCCCCGCCCCCACAGTGCTGAACTGATGAAAGTTCTCGATGGTATCAATCACTCCGGAAAGGGACATGTCTGGTTTGCCGGTCGAGGTATCGCGCCAGCCTGGCAAATGAAGCGTGACCTGCTTTCTCCGGCGTATACAACCCGCTGGAAATATATCCCCGTCGCGAGGATAAGTTAA
- the umuD gene encoding translesion error-prone DNA polymerase V autoproteolytic subunit: MKLQLLSPGKEIPPQTHPFFSDLASCGFPSPAQDYVESDLDLHDYCIRHPSATYYLRASGDSMSDGSLFNGDLLVVDSAEKPQHGDIVVASLQGEFTVKRLLLRPRLVLQPMNSAWAPIYPDPDELDIFGVVTHIIHRTREMY, translated from the coding sequence ATGAAGCTACAGTTGCTCAGCCCGGGGAAAGAGATTCCTCCACAAACGCACCCTTTTTTTTCTGATCTGGCCAGCTGCGGATTTCCCAGTCCTGCTCAGGACTACGTTGAGTCAGATCTGGATTTGCATGACTACTGCATCCGCCACCCGAGCGCAACCTACTATCTGCGCGCCAGCGGTGACAGCATGTCAGATGGCAGCCTGTTTAACGGAGACCTTCTGGTCGTCGACAGCGCGGAAAAGCCTCAGCACGGCGATATTGTGGTGGCCAGCCTGCAGGGAGAATTTACCGTCAAGCGCCTGCTTCTGAGGCCGCGACTGGTTCTGCAGCCGATGAATTCTGCATGGGCACCTATCTACCCCGACCCCGATGAGCTGGATATTTTCGGCGTGGTGACCCACATCATTCACCGGACCCGGGAAATGTACTGA
- the parM gene encoding plasmid segregation protein ParM domain-containing protein has product MNIYCDDGSTNVKLAWFEGDALQTCISANSFRHGWKVAEFSAATFNYQVGALKYTWDSVSRDAIPTTNVDYQYGDLNLLAVHHALLNSGLEPQPVNLTVTLPLSEYYDQDCQRNEENIRRKRENLMRELTLNKGRAFTVQSVKVMPESLPAAFTRLAEIKPGPDETTLIIDLGGTTLDAGVIVGQFEDISAVHGNPSVGVSQVTRAAAGALRAADSETSALIADSVIRNRADGEYLQRVINDAGKIDYVRTRIDEAVASLAARVTSELIAFRNVNRVFLVGGGASLIEGAIRQSWPLAAERIEVIGDPQLALAREIALYSKED; this is encoded by the coding sequence GTGAATATTTACTGCGACGATGGTTCAACTAATGTTAAGCTGGCATGGTTTGAAGGCGATGCGCTGCAAACCTGCATTTCTGCGAACTCATTCCGGCATGGCTGGAAGGTGGCGGAATTCAGCGCAGCGACGTTTAACTATCAGGTAGGTGCGCTGAAATACACCTGGGACAGTGTCAGCCGCGACGCCATCCCGACGACGAACGTGGATTATCAGTACGGTGATCTGAATCTGCTGGCCGTTCATCATGCGCTGCTGAACAGTGGTCTTGAGCCGCAGCCGGTTAACCTGACGGTAACGCTTCCTCTCAGCGAGTATTACGATCAGGACTGCCAGCGCAATGAGGAGAACATCCGCCGTAAGCGTGAAAACCTCATGCGTGAGCTGACGCTGAATAAGGGCAGGGCGTTTACTGTCCAGAGTGTTAAGGTTATGCCGGAGTCGTTACCGGCAGCATTCACCCGGCTCGCTGAGATCAAGCCCGGGCCGGATGAAACCACCCTGATTATCGATCTGGGCGGAACCACGCTTGATGCCGGCGTGATTGTCGGTCAGTTTGAGGATATCAGTGCGGTTCACGGAAATCCTTCAGTCGGTGTATCACAGGTTACGCGCGCAGCAGCAGGCGCACTGCGTGCTGCAGACAGCGAAACCAGTGCCCTGATTGCTGACAGCGTCATCCGTAACCGTGCTGACGGAGAGTATCTGCAGCGGGTCATCAACGATGCCGGTAAAATTGACTATGTCCGTACCCGAATTGATGAGGCCGTTGCTTCCCTGGCGGCCCGGGTGACCAGTGAACTCATCGCCTTCAGGAACGTGAACCGGGTATTTCTTGTCGGGGGGGGAGCTTCCCTGATTGAAGGGGCGATACGTCAGAGCTGGCCTCTGGCGGCTGAACGTATTGAGGTTATCGGCGATCCACAGCTGGCGCTGGCCAGAGAGATTGCCCTTTACAGTAAAGAGGACTAA
- a CDS encoding plasmid partitioning/stability family protein encodes MPDGQYSFYLHNDDRTDIAAMATISTISQPLRGEFIRTAAAAGAVAYRADARLPALIPVFFDGQLSAARLCALMALVSGTWSALSGLPDEPDTGVPAQAITPDADSRRRRYTLALQDDRSSERVEEILAGVSSRLRGELLRNLIISGLALHTTAPELPRLLTSMPVPPATAGELLNLVGQVAQLVPVGLNTAAASAQEKPVSPERATAGAETSGIKKNMRRAFGD; translated from the coding sequence GTGCCTGACGGCCAGTATTCTTTCTATCTGCACAATGACGATCGCACAGATATCGCGGCGATGGCGACCATCAGCACCATCTCGCAGCCACTGCGGGGGGAATTCATCCGGACAGCCGCTGCCGCCGGCGCTGTGGCCTACCGGGCTGATGCCCGGCTACCGGCGCTGATCCCGGTGTTCTTTGACGGCCAGCTGAGCGCCGCGCGGCTTTGTGCCCTGATGGCGCTGGTCTCCGGCACCTGGTCGGCACTGTCTGGTTTACCTGATGAGCCTGATACCGGCGTGCCGGCGCAAGCCATCACGCCTGACGCGGACTCACGGCGCCGGCGTTATACACTGGCCCTTCAGGATGACCGGAGCAGTGAGCGGGTTGAAGAAATACTTGCAGGCGTATCATCCCGGCTGCGTGGCGAGCTGTTGAGAAACCTCATCATTTCAGGGCTGGCGCTCCATACGACAGCACCTGAGCTGCCGCGTCTGCTGACCAGTATGCCGGTACCTCCGGCCACTGCTGGCGAACTGCTGAATCTGGTCGGTCAGGTCGCTCAGCTTGTGCCGGTGGGGCTAAACACTGCTGCAGCCAGCGCGCAGGAGAAGCCTGTTTCACCTGAAAGAGCTACAGCCGGTGCGGAAACCAGCGGAATAAAGAAAAACATGCGGCGTGCATTTGGAGATTAA
- a CDS encoding dihydrodipicolinate synthase family protein, protein MFTGLSAFPLTPITATGVDEQGFIKILARLTTARVDSLGILGSTGSYAYLTREQRKRIATLAKQLAEDIPVMVCVGAVSTDAILHLADDAQAAGADALLLPAVSYQSLRDEEVFALFETVTRHASVPVCVYDNPGTTHFTFTDELHGRLSSLAGVCSVKIPGVPDSPAAAAERVSALRQHLRPGVTIGISGDAYAGLGLNAGCEIWYSVCGGLFPQTAKQITEAAAAGDHARVTALTTRMEPLWALFRKHGGSIRVIAAAAGVLGLTDTDCLPRPLQPLSADGIAEIARVISVLGLK, encoded by the coding sequence ATGTTCACCGGCTTGTCCGCTTTCCCGTTAACCCCGATCACCGCCACCGGCGTCGACGAACAGGGGTTTATTAAAATTCTAGCCCGCCTCACGACGGCACGTGTTGATTCTTTGGGCATTCTGGGTTCAACCGGAAGCTACGCTTATCTGACCCGGGAGCAGCGTAAGCGCATTGCGACTCTGGCTAAACAGCTTGCCGAAGATATCCCGGTGATGGTGTGTGTGGGGGCAGTCAGCACTGATGCCATCCTGCATCTGGCCGATGATGCACAGGCCGCAGGCGCGGATGCCCTGCTGCTTCCGGCGGTCAGCTACCAGTCACTCCGAGATGAAGAGGTCTTCGCGCTTTTTGAAACGGTAACACGGCACGCGTCTGTTCCGGTCTGTGTCTATGATAATCCGGGTACCACCCATTTTACTTTTACTGATGAACTGCACGGTCGCCTGTCATCGCTGGCGGGGGTTTGTTCGGTTAAGATCCCGGGTGTTCCTGACAGCCCGGCAGCGGCCGCTGAGCGGGTGAGTGCGCTACGCCAACATCTTCGCCCGGGAGTGACAATCGGTATCAGTGGCGATGCGTATGCCGGGCTGGGATTAAATGCCGGCTGTGAAATCTGGTACTCCGTGTGCGGTGGTCTTTTCCCGCAAACCGCAAAACAGATCACTGAGGCAGCAGCAGCAGGGGATCATGCCCGCGTCACGGCACTAACAACCCGAATGGAACCACTGTGGGCGCTGTTCCGTAAACATGGCGGGAGTATTCGTGTGATCGCCGCTGCTGCTGGCGTGCTTGGACTGACCGATACGGATTGCCTGCCTCGTCCACTGCAGCCGCTGTCAGCAGACGGTATCGCAGAAATTGCCCGCGTGATAAGCGTGTTGGGACTGAAATAA
- a CDS encoding B3/B4 domain-containing protein — translation MLTVSPSIAPEIYRIAPGFRALSISVKAAPVLNPNIGQTALQEACEAVLTGAPEWAESHLAAWAEVYQTFGAKPKRTPCSADALRKRVSRDGTMPALDPIVDLYNAVSLRYAVPVGGENIAAYQSSPRLVVAKGTEPFDTVKDGESAIEYPSQGEVVWCDDAGVTCRRWNWRQGIRTRLDVEAQQMWFILESLPQMPLEMLHEAGKMLTDGLERMMPGLWFEVALIEEQCQ, via the coding sequence GTGTTAACAGTCTCTCCGTCAATTGCCCCTGAAATTTATCGCATTGCGCCCGGCTTTCGGGCACTCAGTATCTCTGTAAAAGCCGCACCAGTGCTTAACCCTAATATTGGACAAACGGCGCTGCAAGAAGCATGTGAAGCGGTTTTGACCGGTGCACCTGAATGGGCGGAATCTCATCTGGCCGCCTGGGCTGAGGTTTACCAGACGTTTGGTGCTAAACCGAAACGTACGCCATGTTCTGCGGATGCGCTACGTAAGCGCGTATCACGTGACGGTACGATGCCCGCGCTCGATCCCATTGTTGATCTTTATAACGCTGTTAGCCTCCGCTACGCCGTTCCGGTGGGTGGAGAGAATATCGCTGCCTATCAGAGTTCACCGCGTCTGGTTGTGGCAAAAGGAACAGAGCCTTTTGATACCGTCAAAGACGGTGAGAGCGCCATTGAATATCCTTCGCAAGGTGAGGTTGTCTGGTGCGATGATGCTGGCGTGACCTGCCGTCGCTGGAACTGGCGGCAGGGGATCAGAACCCGCCTGGACGTGGAAGCTCAGCAAATGTGGTTCATTCTCGAGAGTCTCCCACAGATGCCGCTCGAGATGCTTCACGAAGCCGGGAAGATGCTGACCGACGGCCTTGAAAGAATGATGCCCGGTCTGTGGTTTGAAGTTGCTCTCATCGAAGAGCAATGCCAGTAA
- a CDS encoding helix-turn-helix domain-containing protein, with the protein MTKKVNLMTDANSIVNTVNKAVSQRIKLYRKQKKISLDELSRRAGVSKGALVEIEGCRANPSIALLCRLAAAMGVSVADFVDVSAKPTVHLIAEDEIPQLWEGEKGGRSRLLAGSGGPDMTELWMWEMQSGEKFASPGHTEGTLELFYVQTGTLTLGVQDHLYLVKTGCSATARTDIPHFYENQGEGPLVFIMTVHEKAS; encoded by the coding sequence ATGACCAAAAAAGTCAATTTAATGACCGATGCAAATTCAATCGTCAACACAGTGAATAAAGCCGTCTCTCAGCGGATTAAGCTGTATCGCAAGCAAAAGAAAATTTCCCTTGATGAACTGTCCCGCCGGGCGGGCGTCAGCAAGGGGGCGCTGGTTGAGATTGAAGGGTGCCGGGCGAATCCCAGCATTGCCCTGCTATGCCGCCTCGCTGCTGCGATGGGTGTTTCGGTGGCTGATTTTGTGGATGTCAGCGCCAAACCGACAGTGCATCTCATTGCTGAAGATGAGATCCCTCAGTTATGGGAGGGAGAAAAAGGCGGGAGATCAAGGCTACTCGCAGGATCCGGTGGCCCCGATATGACAGAGCTCTGGATGTGGGAAATGCAGTCGGGGGAAAAATTTGCTTCACCCGGTCACACGGAAGGGACGCTTGAACTGTTTTATGTTCAGACGGGCACGCTGACACTGGGAGTACAGGACCATCTGTATCTGGTGAAAACCGGATGTTCGGCCACTGCCAGAACGGACATTCCTCACTTTTATGAGAATCAGGGGGAGGGCCCACTGGTATTCATCATGACAGTACATGAAAAAGCATCCTGA
- a CDS encoding GNAT family N-acetyltransferase, translating to MSNKHLSFTKGQFTVTTDPASFQLEAIHDYLSQSSWAPDIDVETIRISVQNSLCFALLDGTRQIGFARLVTDYATFGYLCDVYVLDEYQKSGLGRWLIECCHAHPLMSRLRRIMLLTDSAPWLYQKLGYNPLNRPDFVWQINRPDIYRKTEGK from the coding sequence GTGAGTAATAAGCATCTGAGTTTTACCAAAGGCCAGTTTACTGTCACAACCGACCCTGCTTCTTTTCAACTGGAAGCCATTCACGATTACCTCTCGCAATCTTCCTGGGCTCCTGACATTGATGTTGAAACGATCAGGATTTCAGTCCAGAACAGCCTTTGTTTTGCGCTTCTGGATGGAACAAGGCAAATCGGCTTCGCCCGTCTTGTCACTGACTATGCCACTTTTGGTTATCTGTGCGACGTCTATGTGCTGGATGAGTATCAGAAAAGCGGTCTTGGTCGTTGGCTGATTGAATGCTGTCACGCTCATCCGTTGATGTCACGCCTGCGACGAATAATGCTGCTCACCGACAGCGCGCCCTGGCTATACCAAAAACTAGGGTATAACCCGTTGAACAGGCCAGACTTTGTCTGGCAGATCAATCGACCAGACATTTATCGTAAAACTGAAGGTAAGTGA
- a CDS encoding DNA methylase, with translation MSRFILGDCVQVMSRFPSRAVDFILTDPPYLVGYRDRTGRTIAGDNTPEWLQPACHEMYRVLKNDSLLVSFYAWNRADLFISAWKAAGFRIVGHVVFAKTYASKSTFVGYTHENAYLLAKGRPRTPDRPIPDVIPWKYTGNRHHPTEKPVQSLRPLIDSLTKPGAIVLDPFAGSGSTCVAAAELSRRYIGIEMLEEYHAAGVRRLAQVERARKMPAANDNSYYPGFPEAA, from the coding sequence ATGTCCCGTTTTATCCTGGGTGACTGCGTGCAGGTCATGTCCCGTTTTCCGTCGCGTGCCGTCGATTTTATTCTTACCGATCCGCCGTATCTCGTCGGCTACAGGGATCGTACCGGGCGCACGATTGCCGGTGACAATACGCCGGAATGGTTGCAACCCGCCTGCCATGAAATGTACCGCGTGCTGAAGAACGACAGCCTGCTGGTGAGCTTCTACGCCTGGAACCGCGCCGATCTGTTTATCAGCGCCTGGAAAGCGGCCGGCTTTCGCATCGTGGGTCATGTTGTCTTTGCCAAAACTTACGCATCGAAATCCACCTTTGTCGGATACACACATGAAAACGCCTATCTGCTGGCAAAAGGGCGCCCACGAACGCCGGACCGCCCCATTCCTGATGTGATCCCCTGGAAATACACGGGAAACCGCCATCACCCGACTGAAAAGCCGGTGCAGAGCCTGCGCCCGCTGATTGATTCCCTGACGAAACCCGGCGCCATTGTCCTGGACCCCTTCGCCGGCAGCGGCTCCACCTGCGTGGCCGCTGCGGAACTCAGCCGCCGCTATATCGGGATCGAGATGCTTGAGGAATACCACGCGGCCGGCGTTCGCCGTCTGGCGCAGGTTGAACGGGCCAGGAAAATGCCGGCCGCCAATGACAACAGTTATTACCCTGGCTTCCCGGAGGCCGCATGA
- a CDS encoding DUF1380 domain-containing protein produces the protein MPGSSPGPDEAEVMALMKAIGERKMADIHQTGVTGAGVSELLTRQREAAVQVSVPAALLSRVLRDYECELEQRAGQAWEAGRTEPLSVQEARNDVYRLKEALAA, from the coding sequence GTGCCGGGATCATCACCCGGCCCGGATGAAGCGGAAGTCATGGCGCTGATGAAGGCGATCGGGGAGCGAAAAATGGCTGACATTCACCAGACCGGCGTGACGGGTGCCGGGGTGAGCGAGCTGCTGACCCGCCAGCGCGAAGCGGCAGTGCAGGTGAGCGTTCCTGCGGCCCTGCTGTCCCGGGTGCTCAGGGATTATGAATGTGAGCTGGAACAGCGCGCGGGCCAGGCATGGGAAGCCGGCCGGACAGAGCCGTTGTCAGTACAGGAGGCCAGAAACGACGTATACCGGCTTAAAGAAGCCCTTGCAGCATGA
- a CDS encoding antirestriction protein yields MNQTLTRCDSVRLDGAQRLTFLPDVFGGDFMLSEVSVYAYASRYCPDYAGGFWHFYRLPDGGGFMAPDVESLTLCNKENWFEQTVSGEVAGIIITALVLNHRSWHYSHHDREELCRHFCRRYEQLMAFADSHPESATIWRALD; encoded by the coding sequence ATGAACCAGACCCTGACCCGTTGTGATTCCGTTCGTCTTGATGGCGCGCAGCGTCTGACTTTTCTGCCTGATGTGTTTGGCGGCGACTTTATGCTGTCAGAAGTGTCCGTTTATGCCTACGCGAGCCGCTACTGCCCCGACTATGCGGGAGGATTCTGGCACTTTTACCGTCTGCCGGACGGCGGTGGATTTATGGCGCCGGACGTAGAAAGCCTGACCCTGTGCAACAAAGAAAACTGGTTTGAGCAGACCGTCAGCGGGGAAGTGGCGGGGATCATCATCACGGCACTGGTACTGAATCACCGTAGCTGGCACTACAGCCACCATGACCGCGAGGAGCTGTGCCGCCACTTCTGCCGCCGTTATGAGCAGCTGATGGCGTTTGCTGACAGCCATCCGGAAAGCGCCACCATCTGGCGCGCGCTTGACTGA
- a CDS encoding ParB/RepB/Spo0J family partition protein — protein MVATNTTAKKPQKSTRSRKASPETASAANDTLTQVLATTPVQLLPYASLSATPLNVRRVLHTEKEVEELTDSIEAVGILQNLIGVAQNDGTIGIVGGEGRRRATGILVQRGVIDPQTPYVPVKVIPVEMAVVASMTENGQRKNMHPAEQIVGFRTLAQEGKTASQIAALLGYGHRHVQRCLKLANLAPSLLDALGRDELTLEQCGVLTLADTHERQEQVWKEAVRTWGNPAVQTLRRMVVDDKLAISHPMFVFVGEKAYTDAGGELTRDLFSDADSTFADASLVKSLLDAKLSILAMQIKQEQGWGWAESRLTELREHGEDDAQYRFAMPQAVLTDEETQRISELEEQIEATETYDDEYVLQQEIEDIYIAAKYREATPEFRAAHGVWVSWDGSDFQVQPGIRRLTDEDRQQEEEARQARENESNLLTYTAPDIPADSYPATLVKAMSAERTLAVQAELAGRPDVSVALLTWTLCMKMFSRKCHGRRQEPLRAYVSTNQHHLSSLAPSGEEGRALMTLNAQREAFQATLPE, from the coding sequence ATGGTCGCCACCAATACTACGGCAAAGAAACCGCAAAAATCCACCCGCAGCCGCAAGGCTTCGCCAGAAACTGCGTCCGCAGCTAACGATACCCTGACGCAGGTGCTGGCCACCACGCCCGTTCAGCTGCTCCCGTATGCCTCGCTGTCCGCAACGCCGCTTAATGTGCGCCGCGTCCTGCACACTGAAAAGGAAGTCGAAGAACTGACCGACAGTATTGAAGCCGTCGGTATCCTCCAGAACCTCATCGGTGTAGCGCAGAACGACGGCACCATAGGGATTGTAGGCGGGGAAGGCCGTCGCCGTGCAACGGGCATTCTGGTACAGAGAGGGGTGATTGACCCGCAGACACCTTACGTTCCGGTGAAGGTGATCCCGGTGGAGATGGCGGTAGTGGCGTCCATGACTGAAAACGGTCAGCGCAAAAACATGCACCCGGCTGAGCAGATCGTCGGGTTCCGGACACTGGCGCAGGAAGGGAAAACCGCGTCGCAGATTGCTGCCCTGCTGGGCTACGGGCATCGCCATGTTCAGCGCTGTCTGAAACTGGCAAACCTCGCCCCCTCCCTGCTGGACGCGCTGGGACGTGATGAACTGACGCTTGAACAGTGCGGCGTACTGACCCTTGCCGACACACACGAACGTCAGGAGCAGGTCTGGAAGGAGGCGGTCAGAACGTGGGGCAACCCTGCCGTGCAGACCCTGCGCAGAATGGTCGTGGACGACAAACTGGCCATCAGTCATCCGATGTTCGTCTTTGTCGGGGAAAAAGCCTACACCGACGCGGGAGGCGAACTGACCCGCGATCTGTTCAGCGATGCCGACAGCACCTTTGCCGATGCCTCGCTGGTCAAATCACTACTCGATGCGAAGCTGAGCATTCTGGCGATGCAGATCAAACAAGAGCAGGGCTGGGGCTGGGCTGAATCACGCCTGACGGAGCTGCGCGAACACGGTGAGGATGATGCGCAGTATCGCTTCGCCATGCCACAGGCTGTCCTGACGGACGAGGAAACGCAGCGCATCAGCGAGCTGGAAGAACAGATCGAGGCCACCGAGACCTACGATGATGAATACGTCCTGCAACAGGAGATTGAGGATATATATATTGCTGCAAAGTACCGCGAGGCCACTCCGGAGTTCCGTGCTGCGCACGGGGTTTGGGTTTCGTGGGATGGCAGTGATTTTCAGGTTCAGCCGGGTATCCGCAGACTGACCGACGAAGATCGTCAGCAGGAGGAAGAAGCCCGTCAGGCTCGCGAAAATGAAAGTAACCTGCTTACGTATACCGCGCCGGATATCCCGGCCGATTCCTACCCTGCCACGCTGGTAAAGGCCATGTCAGCCGAGCGCACACTGGCGGTGCAGGCTGAGCTGGCCGGGCGGCCGGACGTATCGGTGGCGCTGCTGACGTGGACGCTTTGCATGAAGATGTTCTCACGCAAGTGCCACGGTCGCCGTCAGGAACCTCTCAGGGCGTATGTCAGCACCAATCAGCATCACCTGTCCTCACTGGCCCCGTCCGGGGAAGAGGGCAGGGCACTCATGACCCTGAACGCACAGCGCGAGGCGTTTCAGGCGACCCTGCCGGAATAA
- the psiB gene encoding conjugation system SOS inhibitor PsiB, with translation MNTAYDLKQINALSASDMEFIRQQGELPRRALSDAVTGLLTVPVGWRVCAEYRAEFGGFFPVQCRFSAAESDDWHLCVCSPGEVSPYWLLVLLSAGGSVVRTMYQSESLEPDVISQLVAQMAGLRRFNCTASTVANLMGMEVPA, from the coding sequence ATGAATACAGCTTATGACCTGAAACAGATTAATGCCCTGTCCGCCTCTGATATGGAGTTTATCCGCCAGCAGGGGGAACTGCCACGCCGTGCGCTCAGCGATGCCGTGACCGGGCTGCTGACCGTTCCGGTGGGCTGGCGAGTCTGCGCCGAATACCGCGCCGAGTTCGGCGGTTTCTTCCCGGTACAGTGCCGCTTCAGTGCAGCAGAGAGCGATGACTGGCACCTGTGCGTGTGCAGTCCGGGTGAGGTGTCACCCTACTGGCTTCTGGTGCTGCTGTCAGCAGGTGGCAGCGTGGTGCGCACGATGTACCAGAGTGAAAGCCTTGAACCTGATGTGATCAGCCAGCTGGTTGCACAGATGGCAGGTCTGCGCCGTTTCAACTGCACAGCCAGCACGGTCGCAAATTTGATGGGTATGGAGGTGCCGGCATGA
- a CDS encoding plasmid SOS inhibition protein A, with amino-acid sequence MIPNSRALVSLNPTRQAAIQAISHVEMSRERGSRLPAMPYVRTFLRLLTGSGRLNATVARQIPGLHWVPKNRHSNLKQVEEALDTMIATGGEACPLPLTGDVQAELFPEVMHTRTDRRLHKSNISTTRQLRRESREIDQQWRLRRNLLAQAETELNFQSPETVCTWYTRWSDELDAGELAPAFWSWQTRFASLKELHWLRLSGEPLYAVMYEVAYLVRNTPETVRAGERWLVPNKLRHRVITD; translated from the coding sequence ATGATCCCGAACTCCCGCGCGCTTGTCTCCCTGAATCCTACCCGTCAGGCCGCCATTCAGGCCATCAGTCATGTCGAAATGTCCCGTGAACGCGGCTCCCGGCTGCCTGCCATGCCGTATGTGCGCACCTTTCTGCGTCTTCTCACGGGCAGCGGTCGCCTTAATGCCACCGTGGCACGTCAGATCCCGGGGCTTCACTGGGTGCCTAAAAACCGGCATTCAAACCTGAAGCAGGTGGAAGAGGCACTTGATACGATGATTGCCACCGGCGGTGAGGCCTGTCCGTTGCCGCTGACTGGTGATGTACAGGCCGAGCTTTTCCCCGAGGTAATGCACACCCGGACGGACAGAAGGCTGCACAAGAGCAACATCAGCACCACCCGCCAACTGCGCCGCGAATCCCGTGAAATCGATCAGCAATGGCGGCTGCGCCGGAATCTGCTTGCGCAGGCCGAAACGGAACTGAATTTTCAGTCACCCGAAACAGTCTGTACCTGGTATACCCGCTGGAGCGACGAGCTTGACGCGGGGGAGCTGGCACCGGCCTTCTGGAGCTGGCAGACGCGATTCGCATCGCTGAAGGAACTGCACTGGCTACGCCTGAGCGGTGAACCGCTGTATGCCGTGATGTATGAAGTGGCGTACCTTGTCCGAAATACGCCGGAGACTGTCCGCGCCGGTGAGCGCTGGCTGGTACCGAACAAACTGCGCCACAGGGTCATTACTGACTGA
- a CDS encoding type I toxin-antitoxin system Hok family toxin, whose translation MLIVCLTLLAFTYLTRKSLCEIRLKDGNREVAAVLAYESGK comes from the coding sequence GTGCTGATAGTGTGTCTCACACTGCTCGCATTCACTTACCTGACCCGGAAATCGCTCTGCGAAATCCGGCTGAAGGACGGAAATCGGGAGGTCGCTGCCGTGCTAGCCTACGAATCCGGTAAGTAG